Proteins co-encoded in one Fusarium musae strain F31 chromosome 3, whole genome shotgun sequence genomic window:
- a CDS encoding hypothetical protein (EggNog:ENOG41), protein MLEEYLCSSKAAGIPTFLYLDKMGRRKLAIFGGAAMAVPHLIMSGVVGKFDGKWEANLGMGWFGVALIYIYVLCYACSYGPLAWTLPAEVFPSSRRAKGVGAATAMVWLANFIIGVVVPEMIIKIGWGTYLFFGIFCTLASVFSFFLVPETANKSLEQISQLFGDHAVANEEAVYERIRHQVWDGHAHGAEHAEVKQSI, encoded by the exons ATGCTGGAAGAGTACTTATGTTCATCAAAGGCCGCTGGTATTCCTACCTTCCTCTACCTCGACAAGATGGGTCGCCGTAAGCTTGCAATCTTCGGTGGTGCAGCCATGGCTGTTCCTCACCTCATCATGTCCGGCGTCGTCGGCAAGTTCGACGGCAAGTGGGAAGCCAATCTCGGCATGGGTTGGTTTGGAGTTGCTCTGATCT ACATATATGTCCTCTGCTACGCATGCTCATATGGGCCACTGGCATGGACCCTCCCCGCTGAAGTTTTCCCCAGCTCCCGCCGAGCAAAGGGAGTTGGAGCCGCTACTGCCATGGTCTGGCTCGCCAACTTCATCATTGGCGTCGTGGTTCCCGAGATGATTATCAAGATTGGTTGGGGGACTTACCTCTTCTTTGGTATCTTCTGCACTCTCGCTTCtgtcttttccttcttccttgtccCTGAAACTGCAAACAAGTCGCTGGAGCAGATTTCTCAACTGTTTGGAGATCATGCTGTTGCGAATGAGGAGGCTGTCTACGAACGAATTCGCCATCAAGTTTGGGACGGCCATGCTCATGGAGCTGAGCATGCTGAGGTCAAGCAGAGTATTT